In Terriglobus aquaticus, the genomic window CGTGACGTTGCATTCATTGAACATCGAGCAGTAGCACGCCGAGCCATGCAGGTAGAAGCGATCCTTTTCGAGCTTGTTCCAACTCGCCATCGCCGATGAGTCCTCTGCCGGCTTCGGCCAGTTGAATACGGACCGGTCCTCGCCACTGCGCATCAGCGTTCCGCCAATCTGCTGCGACGTGAAGGCGGCCGTAGGATCGACCTGGCGCACCCGCTCGTAAAAGTTCTTCGAGTAGCTGTTCCCCTGATCGTCCACCAGGTGGAACCAGGCGATGCGCGCCGGCCCCGTGCCCACATTACTCAGCTTCATTTCGATGGCTGGCTTTCCGCCTACCAGGTTTGAGGAATCCAGCATCAACAGCGGCGTCGACTGCGCGCTGACCAGCCGCCGGTTCTCCTCCACCAGCGCATGCATCGACTTCTCGGACTGCAGCGACGTCAGCAGCGACGCCACCGAGATGCACAGCACCGCGATCGGCACCACCAGGTCAAACCACGGCAACCCGGTCTTGTGTGCATGATGATGCGGTGCTTCCGGCGCTTCAACCATCGTGTGTTCGAACCTCCAAACGTACCTCCAGAACAAACGAAAAGCTCCGGCATGTCCAGCCATACAAGAAATAGTGGACGACCGCTCCTCTTTCAAGACTCCGTGAACACGCCCCGACGCTCCGCCCGGAAGCCCTGCGGAGCAATCTCCTAAAGGGCGCGAGACGCAGGCCAAAGGCGGAGTTTTTGGTTTGGCTCTGTGGAATAATCCGCTAACACCATGACCAGCCCTGCGCCTTTGAAGACGTCCGCTACGGATGCACCTCCTGCTGCGCCACAACGGGATTCCACAATCGCCGTCCGGTTTGCATTTGCGGGGATTCTGTTGTGGACGCTTACCCTGGCTCTGGTCTGGTCACATCAGCGGCTCATGTGGAACGACGAGTTCCTCTCGTTCTACACAGATAGCCTGCCCACCGCGCAGCAGGTGATCCACGTGCAGCGCTACACGCCGATCTCACTCGATCCGCCTACCTACCACCTGCTCAGCCACTTCAGCATGAAGCTGCTCGGCCCGGGCCCGATCGCTCTGCGCATGCCAGCGCTCGCGGGGTTCCTGCTGCTGCAAGTAAGCCTCTTTGCGTTGCTTCGGCGGGTAAGCACAGCGCGTGCTGCCTTATTTGGCATGGCGCTTCCGGTGCTCACCGCCAGCTTCCGCTTCGCGGTGGAGGGTCGCCCCTATGCCTGGCTCCTTGGCCTCTATGCGCTAGCGCTGTTCTGCTGGCTTTCTGCCGCTGGTAGGCCTGGGTACACCTCTTCGCTCGCTCGCAGGCTTTCACTGGTGGGCCTGTTTTGCGCAATTGCTCTTGCCATTACAAGCCACTACTTCGGACTTCTTATTCTGGTTCCTCTGTTGCCGGCAGAGCTGATCCGCACCGTGCGACGCCGCACCGTGGACTGGCCCATGATTGCGACGATGGCAGCGGGTGCATCCGCCCTCGCGCTCGTCATGTTCTTCAAGCAGGGCCTTGTACCTTACCGCCAGCATTACTACATCAACTTCGTCAGTCTCCACGCCATCTCTCGTGGATACCGGGACCTCTTCCTTCAGGACGGTCGCGCGAGCAACGCAATGCAGCGCCTGTTCG contains:
- a CDS encoding glycosyltransferase family 39 protein, yielding MKTSATDAPPAAPQRDSTIAVRFAFAGILLWTLTLALVWSHQRLMWNDEFLSFYTDSLPTAQQVIHVQRYTPISLDPPTYHLLSHFSMKLLGPGPIALRMPALAGFLLLQVSLFALLRRVSTARAALFGMALPVLTASFRFAVEGRPYAWLLGLYALALFCWLSAAGRPGYTSSLARRLSLVGLFCAIALAITSHYFGLLILVPLLPAELIRTVRRRTVDWPMIATMAAGASALALVMFFKQGLVPYRQHYYINFVSLHAISRGYRDLFLQDGRASNAMQRLFALAMLAAALWIAFRLRGKRSELSKATSAMLGFGIALIALAMLPIFGYLVGRFVTHTMEVRYVVASLIPFIIALAVASGKPFRSRPVFLLAMSVTVFLATASVYSRIRNERDHAATVRARLQPSASVIARLRSNPAEHLYVQSTGELFLDAYYAPTQVPADRLAVIYDRPAEVSILGNDTDAVTAENASHFLPFATVRYQDFKAQPMPLLVNKETSGMDWIGKDLNLQHVPEYVVGDALASHIVQVDFRNVPNAAAAVR